The following is a genomic window from Amycolatopsis acidiphila.
GGCGAGCCGGGTGACCCGGTAGTTCAGCCTGCCGCCCGGGGAGAACAGCACCGCAGCCAGCGCCCCCATCCGCATCCGCCCTCCCGCGGCGCGCAACCTGGTCAGGATCTCGTACTCGGCGTGCGAAATACCCGCGTCGGCGTGCAGATGCCGCTCCACCGCCCGCTCGACGAGGGTGCAGGCGCCGAGGAAATCGATCCACGCACGCCGCCGCTCGCCGGACAACCACGAACCGTCCGCCATGCCCAGGAAGAATATCCGCTTTCCCCGGTGCGCTCAGCCATGCGTCTCCACCGGCACCCCGACTGTCGCATGTGGACGCTG
Proteins encoded in this region:
- a CDS encoding MarR family winged helix-turn-helix transcriptional regulator, with translation MADGSWLSGERRRAWIDFLGACTLVERAVERHLHADAGISHAEYEILTRLRAAGGRMRMGALAAVLFSPGGRLNYRVTRLAQLGLVRREQHPVDRRGLYAVLTAEGTQFLERIQPGYADAVHRTMAGALTEEEFLELGRLSGKVFRALRPPEAER